In Zea mays cultivar B73 chromosome 7, Zm-B73-REFERENCE-NAM-5.0, whole genome shotgun sequence, the following proteins share a genomic window:
- the LOC103633075 gene encoding heat stress transcription factor B-2c has product MAEQGGAAGEAAGSDPPAPAPATAPAPAPALAADAAGQRSLPTPFLTKTYQLVDDPAVDDVISWNEDGSTFVVWRPAEFARDLLPKYFKHNNFSSFVRQLNTYGFRKMVPDRWEFANDFFRRGEKRLLCDIHRRKVAPAPAAGLATAAAAAASGAVTVAAAPIPMALPVRPASPSLSTDEHVLSSNSGSAEDHPQAAASGSVSASASGDTGEENERLRRENARLTRELGQMKKLCNNILLLMTKYASSQQLDASAALSSVVNCSGESSEAVPAPPPLPPAILELMPACPGLATAAAGLVAEADPDQASRLFGVSIGMKRMRDDDDTGEEQADHGAAADVKTEASDPQHRMEPSPESPDQHPWPIYRPTPVYHSMRPCNGPDQGAGSDQDGSNSR; this is encoded by the exons ATGGCCGAGCAGGGCGGCGCAGCCGGGGAGGCCGCTGGCAGCGACCCCCCTGCGCCTGCGCCTGCGACTGCCCCGGCGCCAGCCCCAGCGCTTGCTGCGGACGCGGCCGGGCAGAGGTCCCTGCCGACGCCGTTCCTGACCAAGACGTACCAGCTGGTGGACGACCCGGCGGTGGACGACGTGATCTCGTGGAACGAGGACGGCTCGACGTTCGTGGTGTGGCGGCCGGCGGAGTTTGCGCGCGACCTCCTCCCCAAGTATTTCAAGCACAATAACTTCTCCAGCTTTGTGCGGCAGCTCAACACCTAC GGATTTAGGAAGATGGTGCCCGACCGGTGGGAGTTCGCCAACGACTTCTTCCGCCGTGGGGAGAAGCGCCTGCTTTGCGACATACACCGACGGAAGGTAGCACCGGCTCCGGCGGCGGGGCTGGCCACTGCGGCCGCCGCTGCCGCGTCCGGGGCCGTAACGGTGGCCGCGGCGCCGATCCCCATGGCTCTGCCGGTGCGGCCGGCCTCACCGTCGCTCTCTACCGACGAGCATGTCCTCTCCTCTAACTCCGGATCCGCCGAGGACCACCCGCAGGCTGCCGCTTCCGGCTCCGTCAGCGCGTCGGCGTCCGGCGACACGGGGGAGGAAAACGAGCGCCTCCGGCGGGAGAACGCGCGGCTGACCCGCGAGCTCGGGCAGATGAAGAAGCTCTGCAACAACATCTTGCTCCTCATGACCAAGTACGCCTCCTCCCAGCAGCTAGACGCCTCTGCAGCGCTCTCCTCTGTCGTCAACTGCTCCGGCGAGTCATCGGAGGCCGTACCCGCGCCTCCGCCCCTCCCCCCGGCGATCCTCGAACTAATGCCCGCGTGCCCGGGTCTTGCCACCGCGGCCGCGGGCCTCGTCGCCGAAGCGGATCCTGACCAGGCCTCGAGGCTGTTCGGCGTCTCTATCGGCATGAAGCGGATGCGCGACGACGACGACACCGGCGAGGAACAGGCGGACCACGGCGCCGCAGCGGATGTGAAGACGGAGGCGTCGGATCCGCAGCATCGcatggagccgtcgccggagtcgCCGGACCAGCATCCGTGGCCCATATACCGGCCTACGCCCGTGTACCATTCGATGCGGCCCTGCAACGGGCCGGACCAGGGCGCCGGGTCCGACCAAGACGGGTCCAACTCCAGGTGA